A section of the Dehalococcoidia bacterium genome encodes:
- a CDS encoding cytochrome P450, with amino-acid sequence MAISDDLLAPEVVADPYTYFARIREEDPVHWNERWKGWLVTRYEDVVGVLRDYERFSSDRMASLILELQPEDRDRLSLLINYFSKWLVFTDPPYHTRVRMLINKAFTPTTVERLRPRIRQLIDQLLSAVAAKRHMEFIKEFAFQLPVIVISEYMGVPPEDREKVKEWSDETSRVFFIRADEPDRRERSQRGLQHLLEYFEPLVHERRLHPRDDLISALVQAEERGDLLSHEEVLATCTVLIFAGHETTTNLLANGVVALMEHRQQWDLLRENPQLVRPAVEELLRYDGPVKATFRWVKEDTELGGKHLREGDRMLVVLAAANRDPEKFPQPDVLDITRNPNPHVAFGHGIHICLGAPLARLEAQEAFLALTQRFPSLRLAERPREYHRTIVARALKELWVEW; translated from the coding sequence ATGGCCATTAGCGATGACTTGCTGGCGCCGGAGGTGGTGGCTGACCCCTATACCTACTTCGCTCGGATCCGGGAGGAGGACCCGGTCCACTGGAACGAGCGGTGGAAGGGGTGGCTTGTCACCCGCTATGAGGATGTGGTGGGTGTCCTCAGGGACTACGAGCGCTTCTCGTCCGACCGCATGGCCTCCTTGATCTTGGAGCTCCAGCCTGAGGACCGCGATCGCCTCTCCCTCCTCATCAACTACTTCTCCAAGTGGTTGGTGTTCACCGACCCGCCCTATCACACGCGCGTGCGCATGCTCATCAACAAGGCCTTTACCCCCACGACGGTGGAGCGGCTGCGGCCGCGGATACGGCAGCTTATAGACCAGCTGCTTTCAGCGGTTGCCGCCAAGAGGCACATGGAATTTATTAAAGAGTTTGCCTTCCAGCTGCCCGTCATCGTCATCTCTGAGTACATGGGGGTGCCTCCTGAGGACCGGGAAAAGGTGAAGGAGTGGTCTGACGAGACGTCTCGCGTCTTCTTCATACGGGCAGACGAACCCGACCGACGAGAGCGCTCTCAAAGGGGGCTGCAGCACCTGTTGGAGTACTTCGAGCCCCTGGTGCATGAGCGGCGTCTCCACCCCAGGGACGACCTCATCTCCGCCCTGGTGCAGGCGGAGGAGCGGGGAGACCTCCTTTCTCATGAGGAGGTCCTTGCCACCTGCACCGTCCTCATCTTCGCCGGCCATGAGACCACCACCAACCTCCTGGCCAACGGGGTGGTGGCCCTTATGGAGCACCGCCAACAGTGGGACCTGCTGCGGGAGAACCCCCAGCTCGTGCGGCCAGCCGTGGAGGAGCTGCTGAGATACGATGGGCCGGTGAAGGCTACCTTCCGATGGGTGAAGGAGGACACGGAGCTTGGGGGGAAGCATCTGCGGGAGGGCGACCGGATGTTGGTGGTGCTGGCCGCCGCCAATAGGGACCCGGAGAAGTTTCCCCAGCCAGACGTGCTGGACATCACCCGCAATCCCAACCCTCATGTGGCCTTTGGGCATGGCATCCACATCTGCCTAGGGGCGCCCTTGGCCCGGCTGGAGGCCCAGGAGGCGTTTCTGGCCCTTACGCAGCGCTTCCCCTCCCTGCGCCTGGCCGAGCGGCCCCGCGAGTACCATCGCACCATCGTGGCCAGGGCCCTTAAGGAGCTGTGGGTGGAGTGGTGA
- a CDS encoding ferredoxin has product MGRRLRITVDYDRCVGSRICILTAPGVFHENENLQSAVGDPAGEPEEVVLEAARGCPQMAIRVEDAETGEVLFPPPELA; this is encoded by the coding sequence ATGGGCAGGCGGCTGCGCATAACCGTGGACTATGACCGGTGCGTAGGGTCGAGGATCTGTATTCTCACCGCCCCTGGCGTCTTCCATGAGAATGAGAACCTGCAGTCGGCGGTGGGGGACCCGGCAGGGGAGCCGGAGGAAGTAGTGCTAGAGGCAGCCCGCGGTTGCCCCCAGATGGCCATCCGGGTGGAGGACGCCGAGACAGGGGAGGTCCTCTTCCCCCCGCCTGAGTTGGCCTAA
- a CDS encoding molybdopterin-dependent oxidoreductase encodes MAREALEPMGVPVGPYRSPEDVYRQQWRWDRVAWGSHCIDCYPGNCVLRVYVKDGIIWREEQGGHLPQIEPGVPDMNPMGCQKGVAWSQHLYAKERVLYPLRRVGPRGSGRWRRISWDQALTEIADAILDAIAEVGPESIIFLSGCNISTWGGTGRGRFASLIGGLVTDVNAEMNDFAPGFYLTYGIFDPVSSIDDWFHSDLIFIWYSNPTYTRIPHQHYITEARYRGAEVVTVAPDFSPSAVHADYHLPVRPGTDAALALGMCHVIVEEGLYDLGFVREQTDLPLLVRRDTRRFLRQCDLQEGGRDDQFYFWDLRKGALTEAPRGTLALGEVEPALEGTFSVRLKDGQEVAVSPVFALVRERLRDYSPERAGEICQVHPEVIRELARKVARKRTTIICCLGGAGKIYHGDLIERSWLLLLGLTGNWGRKGTGVRAWLAAMLDGWLMQPAKRRPGREGFQEVVELQRQVWEMLRQEDPTLTDALAAIELSKRAPLFGRPAMVPPIFVWYYHSGFQQVWGRREWHDPSMKRSFEDYWREAMEKGWWAGVDLPGPQHPPRVFIECGGNALRRTRGGQLLLRHLWPQLKMVVTMDWRMSITGLYSDIFLPIAQQYEKIGFGIPSTHTMMLTFCDKVVEPPGEAKSEWEIFCLLAKKVEERAKKRGLLEYKDCRGNVHHLDGLYAAMTGEGAWESEERLAQEIVEDSALTGGLPEGTGLHTLREKGYERWAGPGISARGLAQASDFRPDETFTPLRWHVEKKVPYATLTRRAQFYIDHEWFLEAGEELPCHKETPPIGGNYPLVLTSGHNRWSIHSLNIVNRILLETHRGRPHVLMNPQDAQQRGIRDGQDVRVYNDLGETVLPAKLSPAVRPGQVIIYNGWEPYQFPGWRGPNQVEGAMIKWLHLAGGYGHLRYWPTEWQPCPTDRSTRVEVAPA; translated from the coding sequence ATGGCTAGAGAGGCCCTTGAGCCCATGGGCGTACCTGTTGGGCCCTATCGATCGCCGGAGGACGTATACCGGCAGCAGTGGCGGTGGGACCGGGTGGCGTGGGGCAGCCATTGCATCGACTGTTATCCCGGCAACTGTGTGCTGCGGGTCTACGTCAAGGACGGCATCATATGGCGGGAGGAGCAGGGGGGCCACCTGCCGCAAATAGAGCCTGGGGTCCCCGACATGAACCCCATGGGGTGCCAGAAGGGGGTGGCCTGGAGCCAGCATCTGTACGCCAAGGAGCGGGTGCTTTATCCCTTGCGGCGGGTGGGCCCAAGAGGCTCGGGGCGGTGGCGGCGCATCTCTTGGGACCAGGCTCTTACGGAGATCGCCGATGCCATCCTGGACGCCATCGCCGAGGTGGGGCCGGAGTCCATCATCTTCCTCAGCGGCTGTAACATCAGCACCTGGGGAGGGACAGGGCGGGGCCGCTTCGCCTCCCTCATCGGGGGCCTGGTGACGGACGTCAACGCCGAGATGAACGACTTCGCCCCAGGCTTCTACCTCACCTATGGCATCTTCGACCCCGTCAGCTCCATCGACGACTGGTTCCACTCGGACCTCATCTTCATCTGGTACTCCAACCCCACCTATACGCGCATCCCGCACCAGCACTACATCACCGAGGCCCGCTACCGCGGGGCGGAGGTGGTGACGGTGGCCCCCGACTTCAGCCCATCGGCGGTGCACGCCGACTACCACCTGCCGGTGCGCCCGGGTACCGACGCCGCCCTGGCCCTGGGCATGTGTCACGTCATCGTGGAGGAGGGCCTTTACGATTTGGGCTTCGTGCGGGAGCAGACGGACCTCCCCCTCTTGGTGCGACGGGACACGCGACGCTTCCTGCGCCAATGCGACCTGCAGGAAGGGGGGCGAGATGACCAGTTCTACTTCTGGGACCTGCGTAAGGGAGCCTTGACTGAGGCGCCACGGGGCACCTTGGCCCTAGGGGAAGTGGAGCCAGCTCTAGAGGGAACCTTCTCCGTCCGCCTCAAGGATGGGCAGGAGGTGGCGGTGAGCCCCGTCTTCGCCCTGGTGCGGGAGCGGCTACGGGACTACTCCCCAGAGCGGGCGGGCGAGATATGCCAGGTGCACCCAGAGGTGATTCGGGAGCTGGCCAGGAAGGTGGCCCGCAAGCGCACCACCATCATCTGCTGTCTTGGGGGTGCGGGCAAGATCTACCATGGCGACCTCATAGAGCGGTCCTGGCTGCTGCTTTTGGGCCTCACGGGCAACTGGGGGCGTAAGGGCACGGGCGTGCGGGCTTGGTTGGCGGCCATGCTGGATGGCTGGCTCATGCAGCCAGCCAAGCGTCGCCCAGGGCGAGAGGGGTTCCAAGAGGTGGTAGAGCTGCAGCGCCAAGTGTGGGAGATGCTCCGCCAAGAGGACCCCACCCTCACCGATGCCCTAGCGGCCATCGAGCTGTCCAAGCGGGCCCCCCTCTTTGGCCGGCCGGCTATGGTGCCGCCCATCTTCGTCTGGTACTACCATAGCGGCTTCCAGCAAGTGTGGGGACGCCGGGAGTGGCACGACCCCTCCATGAAGCGCTCCTTTGAGGATTATTGGCGGGAGGCCATGGAGAAGGGATGGTGGGCGGGGGTGGACCTGCCCGGGCCCCAGCACCCGCCAAGGGTGTTCATCGAGTGTGGGGGCAACGCCTTGCGCCGCACCCGAGGCGGTCAGCTCCTCCTACGCCATCTGTGGCCCCAGCTGAAGATGGTGGTCACCATGGACTGGCGCATGAGCATCACTGGCCTTTACTCCGACATCTTCCTTCCCATCGCCCAGCAGTACGAAAAGATAGGCTTCGGCATCCCCAGCACCCACACCATGATGCTCACCTTCTGCGATAAGGTGGTGGAGCCCCCCGGGGAGGCCAAGTCGGAGTGGGAGATATTCTGCTTGCTGGCTAAGAAGGTGGAGGAGAGGGCCAAGAAGCGGGGGCTTCTGGAATATAAGGACTGCAGGGGCAACGTCCACCACCTGGACGGCCTCTATGCAGCCATGACTGGCGAGGGGGCCTGGGAGAGCGAGGAGAGGCTGGCCCAGGAGATAGTGGAGGACTCAGCCCTCACCGGCGGGCTGCCCGAGGGCACTGGCCTCCACACCCTGCGGGAGAAAGGCTACGAACGGTGGGCGGGGCCGGGCATCTCGGCGCGGGGCTTGGCCCAGGCCTCCGACTTCCGCCCCGACGAGACCTTCACCCCGCTGCGGTGGCATGTGGAGAAGAAGGTGCCCTACGCCACCCTTACCCGCCGCGCCCAGTTCTATATCGACCACGAGTGGTTCCTGGAGGCGGGGGAGGAGCTGCCCTGCCACAAGGAGACGCCGCCCATAGGGGGTAACTACCCCCTGGTGCTCACCAGTGGGCACAACCGGTGGAGTATCCACTCTCTGAACATCGTCAACCGCATCCTGCTGGAGACGCACCGGGGCAGGCCCCACGTGCTCATGAACCCCCAAGACGCCCAGCAGCGGGGGATAAGGGATGGGCAGGACGTGCGGGTGTACAACGACCTGGGGGAGACGGTGCTGCCAGCCAAGCTATCGCCGGCGGTGCGCCCCGGCCAGGTCATCATCTACAACGGGTGGGAGCCCTACCAGTTCCCCGGCTGGCGGGGCCCCAACCAGGTGGAAGGGGCCATGATCAAGTGGCTCCACCTGGCGGGCGGCTACGGCCATCTCCGCTACTGGCCCACCGAGTGGCAGCCCTGCCCCACCGACCGCTCGACACGGGTGGAGGTGGCCCCGGCCTGA
- a CDS encoding YHS domain-containing protein: MFIASLNLKALEGMARQAKDPVCGMMVDTSKALSHAHNGTTYYFCSQSCKDKFAAAPNQYV; encoded by the coding sequence ATGTTCATCGCCAGTCTGAACCTGAAGGCCCTTGAGGGGATGGCCCGTCAGGCCAAGGACCCCGTCTGTGGCATGATGGTGGACACTTCCAAGGCCCTCTCCCATGCCCACAACGGCACCACCTATTACTTCTGCTCCCAGAGCTGCAAAGACAAGTTCGCCGCCGCGCCCAACCAGTACGTATAG